The following proteins come from a genomic window of Hydractinia symbiolongicarpus strain clone_291-10 chromosome 2, HSymV2.1, whole genome shotgun sequence:
- the LOC130627092 gene encoding conjugated bile acid hydrolase-like, with protein MLLNGYTKYDDVNVNKCTSLVSNVELVGYILGTYSSAREVWKAIKNDSFPRVFSPPLQGIKLDLYYSIIDSTGEAYVLEYLNEGRRIHKNILQVATNSPPYQFHLLNMKNYVHLSRFSKPNLKLGKVTISGTDVGNGLLGVPGDFTPPSRFVRTAAMIHFANTKDDGEGAAKLAFHVLNAVDIPKGKNHLFY; from the exons ATGTTACTAAATGGTTACACAAAATATGATGATGTCAACGTTAACAAATGTACTTCTTTAGTTTCAAATGTGGAGTTGGTCGGATATATTCTTG GAACATATAGCTCTGCGAGAGAAGTATGGAAAGCCATAAAAAACGATTCATTCCCAAGGGTATTTAGTCCGCCGCTTCAAGGAATAAAGTTGGATCTATACTACAGTATTATTGACTCCACTGGAGAAGCCTATGTGCTGGAATATCTTAATGAAGGGCGAAGAatccataaaaatattttgcaggtGGCCACCAACTCTCCTCCTTATCAGTTTCACTTGTTGAATATGAAGAACTACGTTCATTTATCGAGATTTTCCAAACCAAACTTAAAGTTAGGAAAGGTGACAATAAGTGGAACAGATGTTGGTAATGGTTTGCTTGGTGTACCCGGGGATTTTACTCCACCGTCAAGATTTGTACGGACGGCGGCAATGATACACTTCGCCAACACCAAGGATGACGGCGAAGGTGCAGCTAAGTTAGCATTTCACGTTCTAAATGCTGTGGATATTCCCAAAGGTAAGAATCACCTTTTCTATTAA
- the LOC130629923 gene encoding uncharacterized protein K02A2.6-like, which translates to MSVLQLPAIPPFDPNGEPTSVGQRWTKWQTSLKYYILASGVRDDERKRAILLHMIGPKCQEIFETFSDPGTTFEEALHKFDEHFSVKKNIPFERHKFHQASQQVGESTDQFITRLRQLSLYCEYGSETDNEIRDMVIAKTSNIKFRKRLLMETDLNLQKTQDLGRLFESAEHQNKEIANGKQTQHDTEEESSEQINKLHGRRPPHRSHRKHNAPPHRNNPTKSFNKPECGRCGMKNHKSHECRRSRDKTCNKCGIKGHFAKMCRTKNKQQVHQTNHENSDDEDEDIYLYKMNTTKSNNFPVLVNNSEMTAIIDSGSTTNIIDFRTYKRLFSNIQLQKSNARIYPYNATKKLPITGTFKATVAANHHKILAKFYVIPGQGGNLLGHKTAEQLDLLRIGPATTPINHRTFQLGSRSLSKGIPVSTEQVLNKNNKVFKGMGKLNNFKQKLHIDPDVTPIQQPTRRLPFHTRKKVEAELDRLLKLDIIEPVNGPTSWVLPIVAVPKKNGKIRLCVDMRRANTAIIREKHPIPKLEEILPLLNGATVFSKIDLREGYHQIELAEESRNITAFITHKGIFRYKRLIYGISSAFEHFQKNIEMVIADCEGAKNISDDIFIWGKTQAEHDRNLDKVLRNLSENGLRVNPEKCEFSKNKILFSGYTLTTDGISPDPSKVTAVNKFKTPTTSTEVRSFLGLVNYCSQFIKDYSTLSAPLRKLTKKNTPFIWTDLEQKSFDLLKEKLCTSETMAFYNPEAETDIIVDASPYGLGAILTQKQKDGNFKPVAYGSRALTPVEQRYSQTEREALAVAFGCTHFHFFIYDRDFDITTDHKSLLHVMSPTSTSPPPRIQRWLLRIQGYNYKLKYISGAKNAADILSRDPVCTDSEGETDDSIESFINFTAAEAVPKSCNIEEIQDETAKDIILQKVTKAINSKAWPKDSALNPYRHAKHELSSVNNILLKGQRIVIPSTLQQKMLQIAHATHQGTTKTKLLLREKVWWPLMNKQIEDLTLTCHACQVTAPSTTRHEPSQPTEIPKQPWNTIAMDIQGPYPSGDNLLVLIDYRSRYPIVSSIKNTGVQNIINVMKRTFSIFGYPKTIVTDNGSQFTSFKFSRYLQQHGIKHRRTTPYWPQANGEVERFNRTLKRHNQTAVITGKDWRKTLDTFLLSYRTTPHTVTKVPPATLMFGRPLTNDLPDVSQLVKSNSELDIEVNKNDEKHKQKSKENTDQNRKAKTVTFEVGQKVLLKNLTDNKNKLSPPWLKEVFTIIKVYKRSIMVRNKEGKTFLRANGHAKLYRSAKGKQSSVSNARNRADPCTCSSNANFDENQQSKPNDGHNKEEDLYEKKNHKNGAKTYPKRQRKTTERYVIINPKRKKKT; encoded by the coding sequence ATGTCCGTTTTGCAACTTCCAGCCATACCACCCTTTGACCCAAATGGAGAACCGACTTCAGTTGGTCAACGATGGACGAAATGGCAGACCAGTCTTAAATACTACATACTAGCAAGTGGAGTTAGGGATGATGAAAGAAAGAGGGCAATTTTACTCCACATGATTGGACCTAAATGCCAGGaaatatttgaaactttctctgatCCTGGAACAACATTTGAAGAAGCCCTCCATAAATTTGATGAACATTTTTCAGTCAAAAAGAACATACCTTTCGAAAGGCATAAATTTCACCAAGCCTCACAACAAGTAGGGGAAAGTACGGATCAATTCATTACCCGTCTACGACAACTTTCCTTATATTGTGAATATGGATCAGAAACTGACAATGAAATCCGAGACatggtcatagcaaaaacatcgAATATTAAATTCCGCAAACGTTTACTTATGGAAACTGATTTGAATCTCCAGAAAACACAGGACCTTGGACGACTTTTTGAATCTGCAGAAcaccaaaacaaagaaatagctAATGGTAAACAAACACAACATGACACTGAAGAAGAAAGCTCTGAACAAATCAACAAACTACATGGGCGTAGACCACCTCATCGTAGCCATAGGAAACACAATGCACCACCACATCGGAACAACCCAACCAAATCATTCAACAAACCAGAATGTGGTCGCTGTGGTATGAAGAACCACAAAAGTCATGAATGTCGGAGATCAAGAGATAAAACATGTAACAAATGTGGTATTAAAGgacattttgcaaaaatgtgCCGCACCAAAAATAAACAGCAAGTTCATCAAACCAACCATGAAAACTCTGATGACGAAGATGAGGATATCTACCTATACAAGATGAACACTACGAAGTCAAATAACTTCCCCGTTCTAGTAAACAATAGCGAAATGACTGCTATCATTGATTCTGGAAGCACAACAAATATCATCGATTTTCGAACCTATAAACGCTTATTCAGCAACATCCAGCTTCAGAAATCCAATGCCCGAATCTACCCATACAATGCTACTAAGAAGCTCCCAATCACTGGTACCTTCAAAGCTACAGTTGCAGCAAATCACCATAAAATACTAGCAAAATTCTACGTAATACCTGGTCAAGGAGGCAATTTACTTGGTCACAAAACAGCTGAGCAGCTAGATCTATTACGAATTGGACCAGCTACAACACCCATCAACCATAGAACATTCCAGTTAGGTAGCAGAAGTCTGTCAAAAGGCATACCAGTATCAACAGAACAAGtcctcaacaaaaacaacaaggtaTTCAAAGGAATGGGAAAACTTAACAACTTCAAACAGAAACTCCATATTGATCCAGATGTCACCCCCATCCAGCAACCAACTAGGAGACTGCCGTTTCACACCAGAAAGAAAGTTGAAGCAGAGCTCGATAGACTGCTGAAATTAGATATCATTGAGCCAGTTAATGGACCAACTTCGTGGGTTTTACCAATTGTCGCAGTACCTAAGAAAAATGGCAAAATTAGATTGTGTGTGGACATGCGCAGAGCAAACACTGCCATTATCAGAGAGAAGCATCCTATTCCAAAACTGGAAGAAATCCTACCATTATTAAATGGAGCCACTGTCTTCTCAAAAATTGACCTGCGAGAAGGCTACCATCAAATTGAGTTAGCCGAAGAAAGCAGAAACATTACTGCCTTCATTACCCATAAAGGAATTTTCAGATACAAGCGTCTCATATATGGTATTTCAAGTGCCTTTgaacattttcagaaaaatattgaaatggtAATTGCTGATTGTGAAGGGGCAAAGAACATCTCTGATGATATTTTTATCTGGGGAAAAACACAAGCTGAGCATGACCGCAATCTCGATAAGGTTCTTCGTAATCTTTCTGAGAATGGCCTGCGTGTCAACccagaaaaatgtgagtttagcaagaataaaattttatttagtggATATACTCTCACAACAGATGGCATATCTCCAGACCCTTCCAAAGTCACTGCAGTCAACAAATTCAAAACACCAACAACATCGACAGAAGTCAGATCCTTTCTTGGTCTAGTAAATTATTGCAGTCAGTTCATCAAAGACTACAGTACATTATCAGCTCCACTGAGGAAACTCACCAAGAAAAATACACCATTCATATGGACAGATCTTGAACAGAAATCATTTGATTTACTCAAAGAAAAACTTTGCACTTCTGAAACTATGGCATTTTACAATCCTGAGGCGGAAACAGACATAATTGTTGATGCAAGTCCGTATGGTCTTGGTGCCATACTTACACAGAAACAGAAAGATGGAAACTTCAAGCCGGTAGCATATGGAAGTAGAGCATTAACACCTGTTGAACAGAGATACTCACAAACAGAACGAGAAGCTCTCGCAGTTGCCTTTGGCTGCACACACTTTCACTTTTTCATATATGACCGTGACTTCGATATCACCACTGATCACAAGAGTCTTTTGCACGTAATGTCACCAACTTCCACATCTCCACCACCGAGGATCCAGAGATGGCTTCTTCGCATACAAGGGTATAACTACAAATTAAAATACATTTCTGGTGCCAAAAATGCTGCTGACATACTATCAAGAGACCCTGTTTGTACAGACAGTGAAGGAGAAACTGACGACTCAATTGAATCCTTTATCAACTTTACAGCAGCAGAAGCAGTACCTAAAAGCTGCAATATCGAAGAGATACAAGATGAAACTGCAAAAGACATCATTCTTCAAAAAGTCACCAAAGCCATTAACTCGAAGGCCTGGCCAAAAGATTCTGCTTTGAATCCATACAGACATGCAAAGCATGAGTTATCCTCTGTGAATAACATTTTACTCAAAGGACAACGAATTGTCATCCCAAGCACTCTACAACAGAAAATGTTGCAGATAGCACATGCTACGCATCAAGGAACAACCAAAACTAAACTACTATTACGTGAAAAAGTTTGGTGGCCGCTGATGAACAAACAAATCGAAGATCTAACACTTACCTGTCATGCCTGCCAAGTAACTGCACCCTCCACCACTAGGCATGAACCGTCACAACCAACAGAAATTCCCAAACAACCTTGGAATACTATTGCAATGGACATTCAAGGCCCTTATCCCTCTGGTGACAACCTGTTAGTTTTGATTGATTACAGATCCAGATACCCAATAGTTTCTTCTATCAAGAACACTGGTGTGCAAAACATAATAAATGTTATGAAGCGAACCTTTAGTATTTTTGGTTATCCAAAAACAATTGTAACTGACAACGGTTCACAATTCACGTCCTTCAAATTCAGCCGATACCTTCAACAACATGGTATAAAACACCGGCGTACAACTCCATACTGGCCACAAGCTAATGGTGAGGTTGAGAGATTTAACCGCACATTGAAGCGACACAATCAAACTGCTGTCATCACTGGAAAGGATTGGCGTAAAACTCTTGACACATTCCTTTTGAGTTACCGAACCACACCTCATACCGTAACTAAAGTTCCACCTGCAACACTGATGTTCGGTAGACCGCTAACGAATGATCTTCCTGACGTTAGTCAACTTGTGAAAAGCAACAGTGAATTGGATATAGAAGTAAACAAGAATGATGAAAAGCACAAACAGAAATCCAAGGAAAACACCGACCAGAACCGCAAGGCAAAAACTGTCACTTTTGAAGTCGGACAAAAGGTATTGTTGAAAAATCTTaccgacaacaaaaacaaactttcaccGCCCTGGTTAAAGGAAGTCTTCACCATCATTAAAGTATACAAACGAAGCATCATGGTTCGAAACAAGGAAGGAAAAACGTTTCTACGAGCAAACGGACACGCGAAACTGTATAGATCTGCGAAGGGTAAGCAATCGAGTGTTTCTAACGCGCGAAACAGGGCAGACCCTTGTACCTGCTCAAGCAATGCGAATTTTGATGAGAACCAACAATCTAAACCGAATGATGGCCATAACAAAGAAGAAGATCTATACGAAAAGAAAAACCACAAGAACGGTGCAAAAACCTACCCGAAACGACAAAGAAAAACTACAGAGCGTTACGTCATCATCAATCCGAAGCGCAAGAAGAAGACTTag